The DNA region GTGTGGCCGGCGCCGGAGTGATGGGCCGCGAGGTGGCCCAGGTGCTGTCCCAGCACGGACTGCGGGTCGTCCTCGTCGACGTCTCCGAGGAGGCGCTGGACGGGGCCCGCAGGGCCATCGAGCAGAAGGTCCGCTTCCAGCGGCTGCTGGGCGCCGGCGGACCGGAGGTCCCCGTCGCCGAGGTGCTGGAGCGGATCACCTTCGCCACCGACTACAGCGGGTTCACCGAGGTCGACTTCGTCATCGAGAACGTCACCGAGGACTGGGAGACCAAGCGCCGGGTGTACGAGGAGATCGACCGGCTCTGCCCGGAGCACGCCGTCTTCGCGGTGAACACCTCCTGCATCCCGATCACCAAGGTGGGCGGCGCGGTGTCGCGCCCGGACCGGGTCATCGGCACCCACTTCATGAACCCGGTCACGCAGAAGCCGGTCGTCGAGGTCATCCGGGGGCACCACACCTCCGAGGCGACCATCGCCACCACACAGCGGCTGCTCGCGGCCATGGGCAAGGAGGGCATCGTCGTCAACGACGCCCCCGGCTTCGTGTCCAACCGCGTGCTCATGCTGACCATCAACGAGGCGGCCTTCCTCCTCCAGGACGGCGTCAGCACCGTCGAGGACGTCGACCGGATCTTCAAGACCTGCTTCGGCCACACGATGGGGCCGCTGGAGACGGCCGACCTCATCGGCCTCGACACCATCCTGCTCTCGATCGAGGGCCTGTACGAGAGCTTCGCCGACAGCAAGTACCGGCCCTGCCCGCTGCTGCAGCGCATGGTCCACGCCGGACTGCACGGCCGCAAGAGCGGCCACGGCTTCTACGACTACGGCGGGCGGCCCGCCGCCTGACGCGGCCCCGCCCTCCACCCTCCCCCTCACCCGAACACCCTCACCCGCACACCCGCACAGAGAGGTCCCCGATGGACGCCATCAAGTCCGCCACCAGGGAATTCATCGGCAAGTACGTACGCAACCGGGAACTCGGCGACAGCGACGACCTGTTCGCCTCCGGCTTCGTGAACTCGCTCTTCATCATGCAGCTGGTGATGTTCGTGGAGAGCGAGCTGGCGACCCCGGTCGCCGACGAGGACCTCCGGATGGACAACTTCCGCAGCGTGGACGCCGTGGCCGCCTTCGTGGCGCGCAAGGCCGCGGCCGCCACGCCGACCGCCTGACGACCACGGGGTAGCACGATGCAGTTGACGGCGCGGCAGGAGAGCCTGTTCGCGGAAGCCCGGTCCTACGCGGCGGCGGAGATCGCCCCGTACGCCGGTGCGTGGGACGAGAACGAGGCCGTGCCCGAATCGGCCGTCGCCGGCTTCGCCGCGCGCGGCCACCTCGGTGCCCTGGTGCCTCGCGAGTACGGAGGCGCCGGGCTCGACGCGGTCTCCTTCGGACTGCTGAACGAGGCGGTCGGGCACGCCTGTTCGTCGATGCGCAGTCTGCTGACCGTGCACAGCATGGTGGTGCACGCGGTGACCCGCTGGGGGAGCGAGGAGCAGCGCGCCCACTGGCTGCCCCGCCTCGCCGCCGGCGAGAGCGTCGGCGCCTTCGGGCTCTCCGAGGCCGAGGCCGGCAGCGACGCCGGGCGGCTGAGCACCACCGCGGAACGCCTGCCGGACGGCGGCTACACCCTCACCGGCGCCAAGAAGTGGACCACCTTCGGACAACGGGCCGACGTCTTCCTGGTGTTCGCCCGGCTCGACGGGCAGATCACCGCGTTCCTCGTCGGACGCGACGCACCCGGCCTGGAGGTCGTACCCGTCACCGGCATGCTCGGCACCCGGGCCTCGCTCCTGGCCGAACTGCGGATGGACGACTGCCGGGTGCCGGCCGACGCCCTCGTGGGGCGGCCGGGCTTCGGCCTGTCGGCGGTGGCCACCAGCGCGCTGGACATCGGCCGCTACAGCGTGGCGTGGGGGTGCGTCGGCCTGCTCGCCGCGTGCGCCGACGCCGCCACGGCGCACGCGGACCGGCGCGTCCAGTTCGGCCGGCCGCTGGGCGAGCACCAGCTGGTACGCCGCATGATCGCCGACATGGTCACCGACGCGACCGCGGCCCGGCTGCTGTGCCTGCGGGCGGGGCGGCTGAAGGACGCGGGCGACCCGGCGACCGTGGACGCGACCTGGATGGCCAAGTACTTCGCCTCCGTCAAGGCGTTCCGTGCGGCGGCCGACACCGTACAGATCTTCGGGGCCGCGGGCTGCGCCGAGGGCCACCCGGCCCAGCGCATGCTCCGGGACGCCAAGATCATGGAAATCATCGAGGGAAGCACCCAAGTGCAGCAGGACTACCTGGCGCAGGCCGCCCTGCGGGAGCGTGCCGCATGAGCGAGACCGGCACGACCGCGAAGACCGCCGAGACCGCCGAGACCGCCGAGACCGCCGACACCGGCAAGACCGTGAAGTGCGTGGTGTGGGACCTGGACCACACCGTCTGGGACGGAGTCCTCCTGGAGGACGGGCGGGTCACCGTGCGGCCCGGCGTCGCCGACGCCATCCGGACCCTGGACGAGCGCGGCATCCTCCACTCGATCGCCAGCCGCAACGACCACGCCGCCGCCATGGCCCGGCTCGAAGAGCTCGGCCTGGCTGAGTACTTCCTGCACCCGC from Streptomyces fradiae includes:
- a CDS encoding phosphopantetheine-binding protein; its protein translation is MDAIKSATREFIGKYVRNRELGDSDDLFASGFVNSLFIMQLVMFVESELATPVADEDLRMDNFRSVDAVAAFVARKAAAATPTA
- a CDS encoding acyl-CoA dehydrogenase family protein, whose translation is MQLTARQESLFAEARSYAAAEIAPYAGAWDENEAVPESAVAGFAARGHLGALVPREYGGAGLDAVSFGLLNEAVGHACSSMRSLLTVHSMVVHAVTRWGSEEQRAHWLPRLAAGESVGAFGLSEAEAGSDAGRLSTTAERLPDGGYTLTGAKKWTTFGQRADVFLVFARLDGQITAFLVGRDAPGLEVVPVTGMLGTRASLLAELRMDDCRVPADALVGRPGFGLSAVATSALDIGRYSVAWGCVGLLAACADAATAHADRRVQFGRPLGEHQLVRRMIADMVTDATAARLLCLRAGRLKDAGDPATVDATWMAKYFASVKAFRAAADTVQIFGAAGCAEGHPAQRMLRDAKIMEIIEGSTQVQQDYLAQAALRERAA
- a CDS encoding 3-hydroxyacyl-CoA dehydrogenase family protein; the protein is MTAAPAKARPEDERNDNGMEENMEALRAVGVAGAGVMGREVAQVLSQHGLRVVLVDVSEEALDGARRAIEQKVRFQRLLGAGGPEVPVAEVLERITFATDYSGFTEVDFVIENVTEDWETKRRVYEEIDRLCPEHAVFAVNTSCIPITKVGGAVSRPDRVIGTHFMNPVTQKPVVEVIRGHHTSEATIATTQRLLAAMGKEGIVVNDAPGFVSNRVLMLTINEAAFLLQDGVSTVEDVDRIFKTCFGHTMGPLETADLIGLDTILLSIEGLYESFADSKYRPCPLLQRMVHAGLHGRKSGHGFYDYGGRPAA